One Mucilaginibacter ginkgonis genomic region harbors:
- a CDS encoding redoxin domain-containing protein — protein MSLQIGQPAPQFTLVSSELKEVSLADFKGHKVVIHFFPMAFTGTCTEQLCTMRDNFGYYEDLDAQVLGISVDSPFTLAKFKEENGYQFPLLSDFNKTASANYGALYDEFVFGLKGVSKRAAFVIDEDQTIVYAEVLESAGDLPNFKAIALAVK, from the coding sequence ATGTCATTACAGATTGGCCAGCCGGCCCCGCAGTTTACCTTAGTATCGTCAGAACTTAAAGAAGTTTCGTTAGCAGATTTTAAAGGCCATAAAGTGGTGATCCATTTCTTTCCGATGGCATTCACAGGTACATGCACAGAACAGTTGTGCACTATGCGCGATAATTTTGGTTATTATGAAGATTTGGATGCGCAAGTCCTGGGGATTTCTGTCGATTCGCCGTTTACACTGGCTAAGTTTAAAGAAGAAAATGGTTACCAATTTCCATTACTTTCCGACTTTAATAAGACAGCATCTGCTAATTATGGCGCTTTATACGATGAATTTGTTTTTGGTTTAAAAGGTGTGTCTAAGCGCGCGGCATTTGTGATAGATGAAGATCAAACCATTGTTTATGCCGAGGTTTTAGAATCTGCCGGCGATTTGCCAAACTTTAAAGCAATAGCCCTTGCGGTTAAGTAG